The nucleotide window gactaaagtaatgacaacagaagatttatgtaactttaaagttaacgaggacattgaacttgtcaaggattatcaataccttggcacagtcattaaccaaaatggagaccatagtcaagaaatcagaagaaggctaggactggggaaggtagctacaagagaactagaaaaggccctcaaatgcaaagatgtatcactgaacactaaagtcaggatcattcagaccatggttttcctgatctctatatatggatgtgaaagttggacagtgaaaaaagcagataagagaaaaaccaactcatttgaaatgtggtggtggaggagggctttggacataccatggactgcgaaaaagacaaataattgagtgttagaacaaattaaaccagaactatcactagaagctaaaatgatgaaactgaggttattatactttggacacataatgggaagacatgattcactagaaaagacaataatgctggggaaaacagcagggagtaaaaagaggaagaccaaacgagatggattgattccatcaaggaagccacagacctgagcttgcaagttctgaacagggtggtttataacagatgctattgaaggttgctgattcatagggttgccataagttgtaatcgacttgaaggcacataacaacaacaataggaaaAGGAGAGCAGTGGTGGGGACTGACTTGCCAGTTTGATAGGTGGCTGGCTCTGGAAGAGATGGAGTCCATGAAAGATGAGTGACTATGGAGAACAGAGGCATAAAAAGTCCAGGAGTCATCGGTGGAAAGGTTAGTTAGGCAAGCAGACAGATAATAATGCACGGCCTCTATTAAGAAGTTTAAACATAGAATTCAAATGTTGATGTTAGGGTAATGGACAGAGGAGGGGTTATAGCTAGACGTGTACTGTGGTAATGGTTAGAACTTTGCTTTACTGAAAGTGGAAAAAATAAACAGAAGTTCCTCTGGAATTCTGAGCAAGCTTCTGCATTCTTTGGTATTGTGTTTACAACAATGTGTTACATCTATAACCAAGAATAAGAATTTCCTGATGCACCTATCTGACCACCTCACTGGAGTGCTGGAAAATAGGTTGTGGTGTAACTGCAAAGTATGAAATAGCAGGTTACTGTGTGCAGAGAGTAGTAGTCTACTGTGCTACAGAAATATATGTTGGTCGGAGTCATAAGGAAGCTCCTACAGGTGACAGAAGGTAGTAAATACTCCTTTCCTCAAGGGCTAAAAAGACTTGTGCAAACCTTTACCCTGATTTTACAGATAAATACTTGAGTATATGTTTGTACTTGTTTTTTCCTCTCAGGAAAACACATGTAATGTACATGtgcaaatgcattttaaagtcagGTACACATGCATTTATTGCTATGTGTTCATGGTCAGAACATGTGCACTCACATGCTCATCCACAAAAAGATACACTGTGATGTGAACTGTTGCTCAGGGGCTTTGATGCATGCCTATAGGGGCCCATCTTTCTACCTATCTGTTTATGATGGGGGTATGATGGTAACTGGCCTTGGGGTGCTGTTTCTGCAGCAAATTAAAATGAATTTTGTTCAGCCAGGGACAAAACCACATGACCATACCCCAGATTTTTGCTGAACCCAGCTTCCTTGTTCTGGCACAAAGAGACCTTCCTACTGCCTACATTGCATGTGCTGCATCTCCTGATTAATATCCCAAAAGGGCAGAACAGGTATACTGACCTGTTACCCTGGTGGTGTCTTGGAAAAGCCTGttgagagaaaagggaggatttGCGGGACCTGTAAGCGCATTAAAAAAtgaagcaattattattattattatttaaatttatatcccacactttctcctAAAGGGAGCTGAGGACAGCCAACAGATGAtaaagctctaaaaacatctctttccccctccaactGCATAGGGAGCAGAACTCATTCCTTCCAGCAGATGGTGTCAGAACTTAATATCAGAATTGGTTTCCAGCAAGCAGCTCCTACCTTCAAGCTGAGATACTTTTTCTTCAGTTCCCTGTTCTCCTTCCGTATTGTTTCCAACTccctaagggggggggggagagaaatgtaaGTTAGGCAGTTTGACTAATCATTTGCCACTGAATATTCCTCCAGTTCCAGTTTTGACCCTTTAGGGGACCATTTTGGTGGAGAGGAGAGATGGGATGTCTGTCACTGGGGGTCATATAAACCAGTAGTTCCACTTCATATTAATATGTTCTAATGTCTGGTAATTGAAATTAGAAGGCAACAAGAGTATGAAGTCTTtttttgttaacaacaacaacaaaaagagtacACATACTTATCCCCAAACTGTTGCTTTATGTTAATAACATTTTCAGGAGAGCCCACTCCACCCCTTACCAAGATTCCTTTGTCCATCAAAAATAAAAGAGCCTCTTACAAATTAAATTCAAGAATATTTCGTATGTCTTCATTGGTACATCTTTCCTTTTTTGGAGTGGGGAGGAACAGTGCAAAAGTTAGGGATAGCCTCTTGATTATTATTACTACACTGTTCCTTGATAGGTAACGCATGTGGTTCTTCCCCTTGCCCTCACctaattttattctcacaacaactctgaaGTAGGTAGGCTaagaaatagtgactggcccaaaatcacctACTGAGCCTTGTGACatagggatttgaacttgggtctcctagtcctagttcaacactacCCTGGATGGCTGTACTAAACCCTCCAGACATGACAGTTTGCCTTTGTTCATGTGAACACAACTTGCATTTCTCACTTTTCCTGGATTGTTAATTTCTGGTGAGCTTTCTGAAGAGCTCCTTTGGCTCTTGAAGTGCTGTGTTTGTAGAAAGAAGCCAGCAGCTCCACCTGGCCCTCCTGCAACATCCACACCTAGAAAGAAAACCAAAGGGAATGGAATAAGAGGACTGAAAGATATGCGTTCTCATGGTAAGATTTGCTTTCAGAGATCAGAAATGGAATGTGGGTCCTTTCAGCTCTAGGGAGCATACTATGCAGAAGCAGCATAGCTTCATGTTAGAGCATTTCCCTGGCATATAGATGGTCACAGGCAATGAAGACTGGTTCATTAGGGGAAATAGGGCACTGCCCTACTACTATCAGTCTGTACCCAGCTAACCCCCCTTGCCTATCTCCTTACTTacaacaaccagtccaggggatggcactgactgtcagcttcctcctctcagttttgcccttgtagaactcagcagggggagGATGGGGATAAAATCAGAATACGTTGGCTCTATTTGTCATTGTCTCATGGTCCACTTATGGTTGgcctctctgctttctgccccaccagtcccaatgggcaccagtcaccactggttGCAGCTTCAATTCCTACCAATCAGAGCAGACAAGATTGGGCTAAATGGACAAATGATCTGACTTAGTGTAAGGCAGTTTTGCATGTTCTCTCTTTTAATATGCCTTCAGTCATAGGAGTGAACTTGGGACACATACATTATATTGAGCGATTCAGAGTTTGTGTTAATGCTTTTTAACTGGGGGAAATTAAAAAGCAACCTCTGGGTTTGCTAGAGGAAGCCTCTAGAAAGGAAAAATTACAGAAAAAGGCTAACATCTGTATAGCCTTTGCTTGCTAACATCAtggggtatataagagataagtaCAGTAGTGAATTTCTACTTGTAACTACTGCGATTTATAGTGCAATATAAACAGTAATATAAACAGTAACAACTTGGGGATAAAACATGTTTCAAAATGTTGCAGAAATGTAACAACTTCATAGACGTCTGTAGCAGTGGGTATGCAAAGCTGTGTGGGCAGGGTGGGGCAAGATCAGAAATTGAGAGCTACCTGATATTAATCTACTTGAAATACATTTTACTGGGTACAGAGCCTTCTTCATTGTGGCACCCTGTTTTTGGAATTCCAACCCATGGGGGGCTTTTCTGGCATctacactgctatcttttcagaagcagatgaaaacctttttattatcATAGGCATTTTTAATCTTTTCAGTGTTAAAATACTCTCAATGCTGCTGTTTTATCattgttttgtttaattttattgttaattgtttttatgtttgtataccaccctaGGAATGTTTTTGTTGAGGGTGtgatataatatttttaaaaataaataccttAACTATTGTCAATTTCGTCTGCAGTAGTAGCCACCAAAGAGAGGCTCCTGAGAATCCCCTTCCCAGCCATGCTTCTTTCTTTCGATCCTCTTAATACAAAAAAGCATCATAAAGGAGACTCTGAACAACTGCCACCCCAACACCTACAGCTAGCTTTAAACACATATAAATGGGAAGCAGCCTCTTGCCATCTCTAGCAATTTCCTGGGCTGCCATAGAGTGACTTGCGTTATTCAGAATGGCATATAGCGCTacaatagctggtatagcacagtggggaggagagtctggctgggagtccaaagtctgtgagttcaaatccccgctcgtgtctcctgggcatcaagggccagctaaagaccacccccacagggagtggctcggttacgtgccctgccacctgtgcagctgtgggcaagctgcatagtcccaaggagcccagttgcccctcagctggcagttgcggaaaaggaaggggctggcttgtgcagctgtggcaagctgagtaggccctagccagctggggaggactagcctcagagggaggcgatggtaaaccccctctgaataccgcttaccatgaaatccctattcatagggtcaccataagtcaggattgacttgaaggcagtcccatagCGCTGCAGCTTGTTGGACATGGGCTGAGTAGTTCTGCTCATTCTCCTGGTTGTGACCTGTAATTTTAAGAACAGTTGCAGACTTTTCCCCACTCCACCAGAGGTTTGTATAGTGAGAAAACTGATAACTGTGATTACTAAATGGACATAATAGGAAGCTTGGTTCCTGTGGAAAGAAGCACACCACCTCTCTACCTCTAAAggaccctgccccccccccccgctcagtgCCAAGACTATCTTGCTCAGGGGAAGGAGGTTGGGACAGTGATTACCAAGGTTTGTGAGATATACATGATATGGCAAGCCTGGCAGATTTTAATTATCAGGTGCTGCTGATTCTGCTGAAATTCTCTTTGATTATTAACTAGCTTGTGCACATATTTATCTGGCTCATTTATCTAGATTTGTTATCGTAATTAATTAGCAATGTTGGCAGTGAGGACCACCATTATTATTAACCCTTCCCCAGATTGGTTATTAACTTGCCCTATAACTGACCTTGGATTTATCCCCACCCCCATAGCCCCAAGTCATtagaaatggggggaaatgtaacTTCATTTCAAAGGAAATGGCTGGTTTGTTAAGCTGGGGAATTGTTACTAcggctgcttccagactgttgggGGAATGGGATTCAgttgcatactggcaaattcaggttgtgtaaTTAAAGTATGTGGTGTTcatgcacaacaaacccacttttaaaaaaccagactttttgtggaagggaaaatgatgggaaaatgcactgaaaattgTGAGATAATTGCTTAATATGATGTTCTGTGTAACCTGGcaaacagaatgaatgctcagtaaaaagTGAACTTCATATatcctccctgcaaactttgtacAAACAGattaggataaatgctcaataaacaggttgtctggaaattATTTTGGTCTCTTTTTTCTTGGGTGGAATGGACACTTCCCAAGGACCCCTTAAGCATATGTCTGAATACCTCTTCAACATATTCTATTCTCCCTGTCTTTAAGCTATCCTGCTTTTTCTCAAAGACTCAAAATCTCACAAATTCACTCTATGTTTCTTGGCTGCTGGGTCTTCCTTCCTTGTGTTGCCCCTCATTTTGACTGCCACTGGCATTTTAGGATCCAAGACCCACGAGACAATGCCCATGGATTATCTGGTTTGTCATTCTTACCTGAGAGATATGGGAGATACAGTTGACAACAGTTTCaacagggcttttaaaaaaaacttttttcttcttctttcatcTTTGTGTCAAAAAGACAAGATAAGGATCAGCCTCTTTATTATCTCCCAAAAGAGGCTAAACAAACTTGAGAGATTCTAGGTTTAATCAGTTGGTGATGTATTTAAGAGACTGAGACTCAAAATCCCCTTTACTAATTGGATGTCCTTAGCCAATCGCTGACTTAGTATGAgcataatgctaaaccaaaccatgaatGCACCAGCATGCGGGTGTTTATAGCAAAACTCATGGCTGCTTTACTCCTTCCTCGGTCCTTTTGCTGCTAAGACAACCTTTGGCTTGCTCTAGATGTACCATGAGTTGTAGCTGAGGTTTGTTCATGGCATACTGCTTGTGATTTGCCcagagaaggaaacaaacaatgagcctgggttcaaatgtcacactaagccaaactaggTAGCACAGCAACAGGCGGACTGGGGGAGAAGTTGCTATTTTTGCTCTGAGTACCTGCATACACCACACTGGAATAAATAATCACCCACCACCTAGTGTGAGAATCTGGCTTGAAATTACTCTGCAAATTAAAACTGCTTTATAAATTATCATTGCATCTCCTGAAGTACTCTTACAGACAGGTGTCCTATTCAGAACAGAAGCCTTTCTCAGTCCAGTTCCCCAACCAATCCCCGTATTAACAACTTCATGATTTTACGTTAGAAGTGtgcttttaaaattgtaacatagGAGAGGTTTATGCTTGTATCTCCTTATGCGAAAGACTTGTGCAGTGTTttctttgtgacagtactcactgataCAGAGTAATGTcacctctttccccccctttttttgctgcccatgtcaAACATTTTGTACtgacacccacagcacttttacaaAGATATGAGTACAGGCACCTCttcttcaaaaa belongs to Rhineura floridana isolate rRhiFlo1 chromosome 11, rRhiFlo1.hap2, whole genome shotgun sequence and includes:
- the RNF212B gene encoding RING finger protein 212B; this translates as MNKPQLQLMKKKKVFFKSPVETVVNCISHISQVWMLQEGQVELLASFYKHSTSRAKGALQKAHQKLTIQEKELETIRKENRELKKKYLSLKGSSLHFSHPQDKCLQSTALYGEAKSEG